One part of the Arabidopsis thaliana chromosome 1 sequence genome encodes these proteins:
- a CDS encoding Leucine-rich repeat (LRR) family protein (Leucine-rich repeat (LRR) family protein; INVOLVED IN: signal transduction, response to karrikin, defense response; LOCATED IN: cell wall, chloroplast, plant-type cell wall; EXPRESSED IN: 22 plant structures; EXPRESSED DURING: 14 growth stages; CONTAINS InterPro DOMAIN/s: Leucine-rich repeat, typical subtype (InterPro:IPR003591), Leucine-rich repeat-containing N-terminal domain, type 2 (InterPro:IPR013210), Leucine-rich repeat (InterPro:IPR001611); BEST Arabidopsis thaliana protein match is: Leucine-rich repeat (LRR) family protein (TAIR:AT1G33600.1); Has 74647 Blast hits to 28620 proteins in 1034 species: Archae - 16; Bacteria - 6743; Metazoa - 19007; Fungi - 704; Plants - 43140; Viruses - 2; Other Eukaryotes - 5035 (source: NCBI BLink).) — translation MNSSFTLFIFTFVIFLQCLNPTGAATCHPDDEAGLLAFKAGITRDPSGILSSWKKGTACCSWNGVTCLTTDRVSALSVAGQADVAGSFLSGTLSPSLAKLKHLDGIYFTDLKNITGSFPQFLFQLPNLKYVYIENNRLSGTLPANIGALSQLEAFSLEGNRFTGPIPSSISNLTLLTQLKLGNNLLTGTIPLGVANLKLMSYLNLGGNRLTGTIPDIFKSMPELRSLTLSRNGFSGNLPPSIASLAPILRFLELGHNKLSGTIPNFLSNFKALDTLDLSKNRFSGVIPKSFANLTKIFNLDLSHNLLTDPFPVLNVKGIESLDLSYNQFHLNTIPKWVTSSPIIFSLKLAKCGIKMSLDDWKPAQTFYYDFIDLSENEITGSPARFLNQTEYLVEFKAAGNKLRFDMGKLTFAKTLTTLDISRNLVFGKVPAMVAGLKTLNVSHNHLCGKLPVTKFPASAFVGNDCLCGSPLSPCKA, via the coding sequence ATGAACTCTTCCTTTACTCTCTTCATCTTTACCTTCGTCATCTTCCTCCAATGTCTAAATCCCACCGGAGCTGCCACGTGTCATCCTGATGATGAAGCGGGTCTTCTAGCTTTCAAAGCGGGTATAACCCGAGATCCTTCGGGTATTCTCAGTTCTTGGAAGAAAGGTACCGCTTGTTGTTCTTGGAACGGTGTCACTTGTCTCACCACTGACCGTGTCTCTGCACTCTCTGTCGCTGGACAAGCCGATGTTGCTGGAAGCTTCCTCTCCGGCACTCTCTCGCCGTCGTTGGCTAAACTCAAGCACCTTGATGGGATTTACTTCACCGATCTCAAGAACATCACTGGTTCTTTTCCTCAATTCCTTTTCCAATTACCAAATCTTAAGTACGTATACATTGAGAATAACCGTCTCTCTGGTACTCTTCCGGCTAACATCGGTGCGCTAAGCCAGCTTGAAGCGTTCAGCCTCGAGGGAAACCGGTTCACCGGTCCGATCCCGAGCTCGATATCTAATTTGACTCTGTTAACTCAACTCAAACTCGGCAATAATCTCCTAACCGGAACTATACCGTTAGGGGTCGCTAATCTCAAGCTCATGTCGTATCTCAACCTTGGAGGTAACCGTCTCACTGGAACCATTCCAGATATTTTCAAATCCATGCCAGAGCTCCGATCTTTAACTCTCTCCCGCAACGGATTCTCCGGGAATCTTCCTCCGTCCATTGCATCACTCGCACCGATTCTTAGGTTCCTCGAGTTAGGCCATAACAAACTCTCCGGGACGATTCCAAACTTTTTATCAAACTTCAAGGCGCTCGACACATTGGATCTCTCCAAGAATCGGTTCTCGGGTGTCATACCGAAGAGTTTCGCCAATCTGACCAAGATATTCAATCTTGATCTCTCCCATAATCTTCTAACCGATCCATTCCCTGTCTTGAACGTTAAAGGCATTGAATCTTTGGATCTTTCTTACAACCAGTTTCACTTGAATACGATCCCGAAATGGGTGACTTCGTCGCCGATCATCTTCTCGTTGAAGCTAGCAAAATGCGGGATCAAGATGAGCTTAGACGATTGGAAGCCAGCGCAAACATTCTACTATGATTTCATCGATCTGTCGGAAAACGAGATCACAGGGAGTCCAGCAAGGTTCTTGAACCAAACAGAGTATCTAGTGGAGTTCAAGGCAGCGGGTAACAAACTACGATTCGATATGGGGAAGCTAACGTTTGCAAAGACGCTGACAACTTTAGATATATCAAGGAACTTGGTATTTGGGAAGGTGCCGGCAATGGTGGCTGGACTAAAGACATTGAACGTGAGTCACAACCATCTTTGTGGAAAGCTTCCAGTAACAAAGTTCCCGGCCAGTGCGTTTGTGGGTAATGACTGTCTTTGCGGctctcctctttctccttGTAAAGCTTAA